One window of Henckelia pumila isolate YLH828 unplaced genomic scaffold, ASM3356847v2 CTG_525:::fragment_3, whole genome shotgun sequence genomic DNA carries:
- the LOC140873327 gene encoding auxin-responsive protein IAA13-like isoform X1 — MELQLGLALSSSLAKGRFNFDLNQDYHETNDGKYPYDEPQKNMGKSFLTKRKIDDAKDDVHFVIGWPPVNSRRINQTYYRQNYYGGHPAANCVRVKNSAAGGGRGRGGGSDSLFVKVKMEGIGIARKIDLNLYNSHQTLVLNLIGMFGKCGEDVGKYNLMYQDKQGDWLVARDVPWVTLVNSVRRLKLIKKMEL, encoded by the exons ATGGAACTGCAACTGGGGCTTGCACTCTCAAGCAGCTTAGCGAAAGGGAGGTTCAATTTCGACCTAAATCAAGATTATCATGAAACTAACGATGGAAAATATCCTTACGACGAGCCACAAAAAAATATGGGCAAGTCTTTTCTAACGAAGAG AAAAATTGATGATGCAAAGGACGATGTTCATTTTGTTATCGGGTGGCCGCCGGTGAATTCCCGGAGGATTAATCAAACTTATTACCGGCAAAATTACTATGGTGGTCATCCCGCGGCCAACTGTGTCCGCGTGAAGAACAGCGCGGCCGGCGGTGGCCGGGGCCGGGGCGGTGGATCGGATTCGTTGTTTGTGAAAGTGAAAATGGAAGGGATTGGGATAGCAAGAAAAATCGACTTAAATCTCTACAATTCTCATCAAACACTTGTTCTCAATCTTATTGGCATGTTTGGAAAGT GTGGAGAAGATGTAGGCAAGTATAATCTAATGTATCAAGACAAGCAAGGTGATTGGCTAGTAGCTAGAGATGTGCCTTGGGT AACTTTGGTGAATTCAGTACGACGTTTGAAATTGATTAAGAAAATGGAATTGTGA
- the LOC140873327 gene encoding auxin-responsive protein IAA13-like isoform X3, whose product MELQLGLALSSSLAKGRFNFDLNQDYHETNDGKYPYDEPQKNMGKSFLTKRKIDDAKDDVHFVIGWPPVNSRRINQTYYRQNYYGGHPAANCVRVKNSAAGGGRGRGGGSDSLFVKVKMEGIGIARKIDLNLYNSHQTLVLNLIGMFGKCGEDVGKYNLMYQDKQELW is encoded by the exons ATGGAACTGCAACTGGGGCTTGCACTCTCAAGCAGCTTAGCGAAAGGGAGGTTCAATTTCGACCTAAATCAAGATTATCATGAAACTAACGATGGAAAATATCCTTACGACGAGCCACAAAAAAATATGGGCAAGTCTTTTCTAACGAAGAG AAAAATTGATGATGCAAAGGACGATGTTCATTTTGTTATCGGGTGGCCGCCGGTGAATTCCCGGAGGATTAATCAAACTTATTACCGGCAAAATTACTATGGTGGTCATCCCGCGGCCAACTGTGTCCGCGTGAAGAACAGCGCGGCCGGCGGTGGCCGGGGCCGGGGCGGTGGATCGGATTCGTTGTTTGTGAAAGTGAAAATGGAAGGGATTGGGATAGCAAGAAAAATCGACTTAAATCTCTACAATTCTCATCAAACACTTGTTCTCAATCTTATTGGCATGTTTGGAAAGT GTGGAGAAGATGTAGGCAAGTATAATCTAATGTATCAAGACAAGCAAG AACTTTGGTGA
- the LOC140873327 gene encoding auxin-responsive protein IAA13-like isoform X2, whose translation MELQLGLALSSSLAKGRFNFDLNQDYHETNDGKYPYDEPQKNMGKSFLTKRKIDDAKDDVHFVIGWPPVNSRRINQTYYRQNYYGGHPAANCVRVKNSAAGGGRGRGGGSDSLFVKVKMEGIGIARKIDLNLYNSHQTLVLNLIGMFGKCGEDVGKYNLMYQDKQGDWLVARDVPWV comes from the exons ATGGAACTGCAACTGGGGCTTGCACTCTCAAGCAGCTTAGCGAAAGGGAGGTTCAATTTCGACCTAAATCAAGATTATCATGAAACTAACGATGGAAAATATCCTTACGACGAGCCACAAAAAAATATGGGCAAGTCTTTTCTAACGAAGAG AAAAATTGATGATGCAAAGGACGATGTTCATTTTGTTATCGGGTGGCCGCCGGTGAATTCCCGGAGGATTAATCAAACTTATTACCGGCAAAATTACTATGGTGGTCATCCCGCGGCCAACTGTGTCCGCGTGAAGAACAGCGCGGCCGGCGGTGGCCGGGGCCGGGGCGGTGGATCGGATTCGTTGTTTGTGAAAGTGAAAATGGAAGGGATTGGGATAGCAAGAAAAATCGACTTAAATCTCTACAATTCTCATCAAACACTTGTTCTCAATCTTATTGGCATGTTTGGAAAGT GTGGAGAAGATGTAGGCAAGTATAATCTAATGTATCAAGACAAGCAAGGTGATTGGCTAGTAGCTAGAGATGTGCCTTGGGTGTAA
- the LOC140873315 gene encoding equilibrative nucleotide transporter 8: protein MEGGKKINSIIKDSNNPPPKDSYRIAYILHFFLGAGNLLPWNAFITAVDYFGYLYPNRHVERVFSVVYMSSSLLALILLLSCDFFRTSLSLRFRMNLGFSMHVMSLSATPIMGWCWRKNGRMLGSDAAFDAVVASVFVCGIADGLVGGSLVGTAGKLPKQYMQAIFAGTASSGVMISMLRIITKASLPQTPKGLKISAQFYFIVSSVILLLCIICCNLLCKLRVMQHHYSNLRDGFLPFGLSPPKFLQILGKIRWPGFGIFMIYTVTLSIFPGFLAENLESKSLRDWYPVMLIATYNLSDFVGKSLTGIYVMSGIKKATWGCLLRILFYPLFIGCFRGPKWLRTEAPVVVLTVMLGLSNGYLTSVIMILSPKAVPPQDSEVAAIVMAVMLGLGLSAGSVIGWFWII from the exons ATGGAGGGTGGCAAGAAGATTAATTCCATAATCAAAGACTCCAATAACCCTCCACCAAAAGACTCATACAGAATCGCATATATTCTCCATTTCTTCCTCGGAGCAGGCAACTTGCTTCCATGGAATGCATTCATCACAGCCGTCGATTACTTCGGGTACCTCTATCCAAACAGACACGTCGAAAGGGTTTTCTCCGTAGTGTACATGAGCTCTTCTTTACTGGCTTTGATCCTACTTCTGAGCTGCGATTTCTTCAGGACAAGTTTGAGCTTGAGGTTTAGGATGAACTTGGGTTTCTCTATGCATGTCATGTCGCTATCCGCGACTCCCATAATGGGTTGGTGTTGGCGGAAAAACGGGAGGATGCTGGGTTCTGATGCGGCGTTTGACGCCGTTGTTGCGTCGGTTTTCGTCTGCGGGATTGCTGACGGATTGGTGGGAGGAAGCTTGGTGGGGACTGCCGGTAAGCTGCCCAAGCAGTACATGCAGGCCATTTTTGCGGGGACGGCTTCTTCGG GGGTTATGATATCGATGCTGCGGATCATAACAAAAGCATCGCTACCTCAAACGCCGAAAGGCCTCAAAATCAGTGCTCAATTCTACTTCATAGTCAGCTCAGTGATCCTGCTACTCTGCATCATCTGCTGCAATCTTCTCTGCAAATTAAGGGTAATGCAGCACCATTACAGCAATCTCCGAGACGGGTTTCTGCCATTCGGACTCTCGCCGCCCAAATTCCTTCAAATTCTGGGCAAAATCCGGTGGCCAGGTTTCGGGATCTTCATGATCTACACAGTGACACTCTCCATCTTCCCGGGGTTCTTGGCGGAGAATCTGGAGTCGAAGAGCCTGAGAGACTGGTACCCTGTCATGCTGATTGCGACGTATAACTTGTCGGATTTTGTGGGGAAATCGCTGACTGGGATCTATGTCATGAGCGGGATCAAGAAAGCTACGTGGGGTTGTTTGCTGAGGATTCTGTTTTATCCTCTGTTTATTGGTTGTTTCCGGGGACCCAAGTGGCTGAGGACGGAGGCGCCGGTGGTGGTTCTGACCGTGATGCTGGGGCTCAGTAATGGGTATCTGACGAGTGTCATTATGATCCTCTCTCCGAAGGCTGTGCCGCCGCAGGATTCGGAGGTGGCCGCCATCGTTATGGCGGTGATGCTGGGATTGGGTCTGTCTGCTGGTTCGGTTATAGGGTGGTTTTGGATCATatga
- the LOC140873299 gene encoding CBL-interacting serine/threonine-protein kinase 24-like isoform X1, with protein sequence MKAVKRKVGKYELGRTIGEGTFAKVKIAQNIETNESVAIKVMAKSTILRHKMVDQIKREISIMKIVRHPCIVRLHEVLASQTKIYIVLELVSGGELFDRIVDQRRLSESESRRYFQQLIDAVSHCHGKGVYHRDLKPENLLLDSEANLKVLDFGLSALPKQGVELLHTTCGTPNYVAPEVLSGRGYDGAAADLWSCGIILYVLMAGYLPFDETDLPSLYSKINTAQFSCPYWFSPAATSLIHKILDPNPVTRIKIEGIKRDPWFQKNYVPITPRADEVVNLDDISAVFDDIQDKFVNEESHNTDDGPLIMNAFEMITLSQGLNLSALFDRRQSQDYVKRQTRFVSREPAKVIISAIEAAAESLGLKVHTRNYKTRLEGLSANRVSQFAVVLEVFEVAPSLFMVDVRKVAGDTLEYHKFYKHLCERIEHIIWRPKVSMPSSTLFQTMTC encoded by the exons ATGAAGGCAGTGAAGAGAAAAGTGGGCAAGTATGAGCTTGGAAGAACCATCGGCGAGGGGACTTTTGCGAAAGTTAAGATCGCCCAAAACATAGAGACCAATGAGAGTGTGGCCATCAAAGTCATGGCTAAAAGCACTATCCTCAGGCACAAAATGGTTGATCAG ATAAAGAGAGAGATTTCCATAATGAAGATTGTTAGACACCCTTGCATAGTCAGGCTGCATGAG GTTTTAGCCAGCCAAACCAAAATTTACATTGTTCTGGAGTTGGTTTCAGGAGGAGAACTTTTTGATAGAATT GTTGATCAAAGGAGGCTTTCAGAGAGTGAATCGAGGAGATATTTTCAACAACTCATTGATGCAGTTTCGCACTGCCATGGCAAGGGTGTATATCACCGTGACCTAAAG CCTGAAAATCTGCTTCTTGATTCTGAAGCAAATTTGAAGGTTTTGGATTTTGGACTCAGTGCGTTGCCTAAGCAA GGAGTCGAACTTCTGCATACAACTTGTGGGACTCCAAATTATGTTGCGCCTGAG GTATTAAGTGGCCGAGGTTATGATGGCGCTGCAGCTGATTTATGGTCCTGTGGCATTATCCTTTATGTCCTTATGGCAGGATATTTACCATTTGATGAGACAGACCTTCCCTCCCTGTACAGCAAG ATCAATACTGCACAATTTTCATGTCCATACTGGTTTTCTCCAGCCGCAACATCATTGATACATAAAATCCTTGATCCAAATCCTGTAACT CGAATTAAAATTGAAGGGATAAAGAGAGATCCATGGTTCCAGAAAAATTATGTGCCTATTACACCTAGAGCTGATGAAGTGGTGAATCTGGATGACATTAGTGCTGTTTTTGATGACATTCAG GACAAATTTGTGAATGAGGAATCACATAATACCGATGATGGCCCTTTAATAATGAATGCATTTGAGATGATAACCCTATCTCAAGGACTAAACTTATCAGCCCTGTTTGATAGGCGGCAG TCACAGGATTATGTAAAGAGACAGACTCGTTTTGTTTCTCGCGAGCCTGCAAAAGTTATAATATCAGCAATTGAGGCGGCCGCTGAGTCACTGGGGCTCAAGGTGCACACTCGAAATTACAAG ACAAGACTTGAGGGTTTGTCTGCTAACAGGGTCAGTCAATTTGCTGTTGTGCTGGAG GTTTTTGAAGTTGCTCCATCTCTTTTTATGGTGGATGTTCGCAAGGTCGCTGGAGATACCCTGGAATATCACAAG TTCTACAAACATTTATGTGAAAGAATTGAACACATCATTTGGAGACCAAAGGTAAGCATGCCAAGCTCAACTCTGTTTCAAACAATGACTTGCTGA
- the LOC140873299 gene encoding CBL-interacting serine/threonine-protein kinase 24-like isoform X2: MKAVKRKVGKYELGRTIGEGTFAKVKIAQNIETNESVAIKVMAKSTILRHKMVDQIKREISIMKIVRHPCIVRLHEVLASQTKIYIVLELVSGGELFDRIVDQRRLSESESRRYFQQLIDAVSHCHGKGVYHRDLKPENLLLDSEANLKVLDFGLSALPKQGVELLHTTCGTPNYVAPEVLSGRGYDGAAADLWSCGIILYVLMAGYLPFDETDLPSLYSKINTAQFSCPYWFSPAATSLIHKILDPNPVTRIKIEGIKRDPWFQKNYVPITPRADEVVNLDDISAVFDDIQDKFVNEESHNTDDGPLIMNAFEMITLSQGLNLSALFDRRQDYVKRQTRFVSREPAKVIISAIEAAAESLGLKVHTRNYKTRLEGLSANRVSQFAVVLEVFEVAPSLFMVDVRKVAGDTLEYHKFYKHLCERIEHIIWRPKVSMPSSTLFQTMTC; this comes from the exons ATGAAGGCAGTGAAGAGAAAAGTGGGCAAGTATGAGCTTGGAAGAACCATCGGCGAGGGGACTTTTGCGAAAGTTAAGATCGCCCAAAACATAGAGACCAATGAGAGTGTGGCCATCAAAGTCATGGCTAAAAGCACTATCCTCAGGCACAAAATGGTTGATCAG ATAAAGAGAGAGATTTCCATAATGAAGATTGTTAGACACCCTTGCATAGTCAGGCTGCATGAG GTTTTAGCCAGCCAAACCAAAATTTACATTGTTCTGGAGTTGGTTTCAGGAGGAGAACTTTTTGATAGAATT GTTGATCAAAGGAGGCTTTCAGAGAGTGAATCGAGGAGATATTTTCAACAACTCATTGATGCAGTTTCGCACTGCCATGGCAAGGGTGTATATCACCGTGACCTAAAG CCTGAAAATCTGCTTCTTGATTCTGAAGCAAATTTGAAGGTTTTGGATTTTGGACTCAGTGCGTTGCCTAAGCAA GGAGTCGAACTTCTGCATACAACTTGTGGGACTCCAAATTATGTTGCGCCTGAG GTATTAAGTGGCCGAGGTTATGATGGCGCTGCAGCTGATTTATGGTCCTGTGGCATTATCCTTTATGTCCTTATGGCAGGATATTTACCATTTGATGAGACAGACCTTCCCTCCCTGTACAGCAAG ATCAATACTGCACAATTTTCATGTCCATACTGGTTTTCTCCAGCCGCAACATCATTGATACATAAAATCCTTGATCCAAATCCTGTAACT CGAATTAAAATTGAAGGGATAAAGAGAGATCCATGGTTCCAGAAAAATTATGTGCCTATTACACCTAGAGCTGATGAAGTGGTGAATCTGGATGACATTAGTGCTGTTTTTGATGACATTCAG GACAAATTTGTGAATGAGGAATCACATAATACCGATGATGGCCCTTTAATAATGAATGCATTTGAGATGATAACCCTATCTCAAGGACTAAACTTATCAGCCCTGTTTGATAGGCGGCAG GATTATGTAAAGAGACAGACTCGTTTTGTTTCTCGCGAGCCTGCAAAAGTTATAATATCAGCAATTGAGGCGGCCGCTGAGTCACTGGGGCTCAAGGTGCACACTCGAAATTACAAG ACAAGACTTGAGGGTTTGTCTGCTAACAGGGTCAGTCAATTTGCTGTTGTGCTGGAG GTTTTTGAAGTTGCTCCATCTCTTTTTATGGTGGATGTTCGCAAGGTCGCTGGAGATACCCTGGAATATCACAAG TTCTACAAACATTTATGTGAAAGAATTGAACACATCATTTGGAGACCAAAGGTAAGCATGCCAAGCTCAACTCTGTTTCAAACAATGACTTGCTGA
- the LOC140873299 gene encoding CBL-interacting serine/threonine-protein kinase 24-like isoform X3, translating to MKAVKRKVGKYELGRTIGEGTFAKVKIAQNIETNESVAIKVMAKSTILRHKMVDQIKREISIMKIVRHPCIVRLHEVLASQTKIYIVLELVSGGELFDRIVDQRRLSESESRRYFQQLIDAVSHCHGKGVYHRDLKPENLLLDSEANLKVLDFGLSALPKQGVELLHTTCGTPNYVAPEVLSGRGYDGAAADLWSCGIILYVLMAGYLPFDETDLPSLYSKINTAQFSCPYWFSPAATSLIHKILDPNPVTRIKIEGIKRDPWFQKNYVPITPRADEVVNLDDISAVFDDIQDYVKRQTRFVSREPAKVIISAIEAAAESLGLKVHTRNYKTRLEGLSANRVSQFAVVLEVFEVAPSLFMVDVRKVAGDTLEYHKFYKHLCERIEHIIWRPKVSMPSSTLFQTMTC from the exons ATGAAGGCAGTGAAGAGAAAAGTGGGCAAGTATGAGCTTGGAAGAACCATCGGCGAGGGGACTTTTGCGAAAGTTAAGATCGCCCAAAACATAGAGACCAATGAGAGTGTGGCCATCAAAGTCATGGCTAAAAGCACTATCCTCAGGCACAAAATGGTTGATCAG ATAAAGAGAGAGATTTCCATAATGAAGATTGTTAGACACCCTTGCATAGTCAGGCTGCATGAG GTTTTAGCCAGCCAAACCAAAATTTACATTGTTCTGGAGTTGGTTTCAGGAGGAGAACTTTTTGATAGAATT GTTGATCAAAGGAGGCTTTCAGAGAGTGAATCGAGGAGATATTTTCAACAACTCATTGATGCAGTTTCGCACTGCCATGGCAAGGGTGTATATCACCGTGACCTAAAG CCTGAAAATCTGCTTCTTGATTCTGAAGCAAATTTGAAGGTTTTGGATTTTGGACTCAGTGCGTTGCCTAAGCAA GGAGTCGAACTTCTGCATACAACTTGTGGGACTCCAAATTATGTTGCGCCTGAG GTATTAAGTGGCCGAGGTTATGATGGCGCTGCAGCTGATTTATGGTCCTGTGGCATTATCCTTTATGTCCTTATGGCAGGATATTTACCATTTGATGAGACAGACCTTCCCTCCCTGTACAGCAAG ATCAATACTGCACAATTTTCATGTCCATACTGGTTTTCTCCAGCCGCAACATCATTGATACATAAAATCCTTGATCCAAATCCTGTAACT CGAATTAAAATTGAAGGGATAAAGAGAGATCCATGGTTCCAGAAAAATTATGTGCCTATTACACCTAGAGCTGATGAAGTGGTGAATCTGGATGACATTAGTGCTGTTTTTGATGACATTCAG GATTATGTAAAGAGACAGACTCGTTTTGTTTCTCGCGAGCCTGCAAAAGTTATAATATCAGCAATTGAGGCGGCCGCTGAGTCACTGGGGCTCAAGGTGCACACTCGAAATTACAAG ACAAGACTTGAGGGTTTGTCTGCTAACAGGGTCAGTCAATTTGCTGTTGTGCTGGAG GTTTTTGAAGTTGCTCCATCTCTTTTTATGGTGGATGTTCGCAAGGTCGCTGGAGATACCCTGGAATATCACAAG TTCTACAAACATTTATGTGAAAGAATTGAACACATCATTTGGAGACCAAAGGTAAGCATGCCAAGCTCAACTCTGTTTCAAACAATGACTTGCTGA
- the LOC140873299 gene encoding CBL-interacting protein kinase 24-like isoform X4 — MKIVRHPCIVRLHEVLASQTKIYIVLELVSGGELFDRIVDQRRLSESESRRYFQQLIDAVSHCHGKGVYHRDLKPENLLLDSEANLKVLDFGLSALPKQGVELLHTTCGTPNYVAPEVLSGRGYDGAAADLWSCGIILYVLMAGYLPFDETDLPSLYSKINTAQFSCPYWFSPAATSLIHKILDPNPVTRIKIEGIKRDPWFQKNYVPITPRADEVVNLDDISAVFDDIQDKFVNEESHNTDDGPLIMNAFEMITLSQGLNLSALFDRRQSQDYVKRQTRFVSREPAKVIISAIEAAAESLGLKVHTRNYKTRLEGLSANRVSQFAVVLEVFEVAPSLFMVDVRKVAGDTLEYHKFYKHLCERIEHIIWRPKVSMPSSTLFQTMTC; from the exons ATGAAGATTGTTAGACACCCTTGCATAGTCAGGCTGCATGAG GTTTTAGCCAGCCAAACCAAAATTTACATTGTTCTGGAGTTGGTTTCAGGAGGAGAACTTTTTGATAGAATT GTTGATCAAAGGAGGCTTTCAGAGAGTGAATCGAGGAGATATTTTCAACAACTCATTGATGCAGTTTCGCACTGCCATGGCAAGGGTGTATATCACCGTGACCTAAAG CCTGAAAATCTGCTTCTTGATTCTGAAGCAAATTTGAAGGTTTTGGATTTTGGACTCAGTGCGTTGCCTAAGCAA GGAGTCGAACTTCTGCATACAACTTGTGGGACTCCAAATTATGTTGCGCCTGAG GTATTAAGTGGCCGAGGTTATGATGGCGCTGCAGCTGATTTATGGTCCTGTGGCATTATCCTTTATGTCCTTATGGCAGGATATTTACCATTTGATGAGACAGACCTTCCCTCCCTGTACAGCAAG ATCAATACTGCACAATTTTCATGTCCATACTGGTTTTCTCCAGCCGCAACATCATTGATACATAAAATCCTTGATCCAAATCCTGTAACT CGAATTAAAATTGAAGGGATAAAGAGAGATCCATGGTTCCAGAAAAATTATGTGCCTATTACACCTAGAGCTGATGAAGTGGTGAATCTGGATGACATTAGTGCTGTTTTTGATGACATTCAG GACAAATTTGTGAATGAGGAATCACATAATACCGATGATGGCCCTTTAATAATGAATGCATTTGAGATGATAACCCTATCTCAAGGACTAAACTTATCAGCCCTGTTTGATAGGCGGCAG TCACAGGATTATGTAAAGAGACAGACTCGTTTTGTTTCTCGCGAGCCTGCAAAAGTTATAATATCAGCAATTGAGGCGGCCGCTGAGTCACTGGGGCTCAAGGTGCACACTCGAAATTACAAG ACAAGACTTGAGGGTTTGTCTGCTAACAGGGTCAGTCAATTTGCTGTTGTGCTGGAG GTTTTTGAAGTTGCTCCATCTCTTTTTATGGTGGATGTTCGCAAGGTCGCTGGAGATACCCTGGAATATCACAAG TTCTACAAACATTTATGTGAAAGAATTGAACACATCATTTGGAGACCAAAGGTAAGCATGCCAAGCTCAACTCTGTTTCAAACAATGACTTGCTGA
- the LOC140873029 gene encoding EIN3-binding F-box protein 2-like, which produces MPALVNYRGDDDFYAGSTLCSRDSGFMFSFHSHDEIYCPSRKRARVSVPDMFGGRLCEYKKPSIDVLPDECLLEIFSRLPGGREKSAAACVSKHWLTLLSSVRSSEFCRIKAPNGPSDTMNLDKALNEDLDVECDGYLTRCVEGKKATDLRLSAIAVGTSSHGGLGKLSIRGSKSLRNVTNLGLSAIARGCPSLRVLSLWNLPYISDEGLFEIAKECHLLEKLDLCQCPLISDKGIVAIAESCPNLAAITIESCTKVGNESLQAIAKYCPKLQSIAVKDCPFVGDQGIASVISSGSTVLTKVKLQGLNITDYSVAVIGHYGKAITNLTLSGLQNVSQKGFWVMGNAQGLQVLSSLAITSCRGATDLSLEAMGKGCNNLKHLCLRKCCFVSDDGLVAFAKAAGSLESLLLEECNRITQNGILNSLSSSNSKLKSLSLVKCMGIKDISQESLTLSPCESLRSLSIRSCPGFGSRSLAMVGKLCPQLHHLDLSGLCGITDAGLLPLFECCQAGLAKVDLSECVNLTDEVIFSLARFHGKTLELLNLDGCRKVTDASLAALADSCPLLNDLDLSKCSISDFGVYALSCGVQQSLQILSLSGCSMISNKSMPALEKLGRTLVGLNLQHCNSISGSTIESLTENLWRCDILS; this is translated from the exons ATGCCTGCTCTTGTTAATTACAGGG GTGATGATGATTTCTACGCTGGGAGCACCTTGTGTTCCAGAGATTCTGGGTTCATGTTCTCGTTTCATTCTCATGACGAGATATACTGCCCTTCTAGAAAACGGGCACGGGTTAGTGTCCCAGACATGTTTGGAGGGAGACTGTGCGAGTATAAGAAACCATCCATCGACGTACTCCCTGATGAATGCTTACTTGAGATCTTCAGTCGCTTACCTGGGGGCCGAGAAAAAAGTGCCGCTGCTTGTGTTTCCAAGCATTGGCTGACACTTTTGAGCAGTGTAAGAAGTTCTGAGTTTTGCCGAATCAAAGCACCCAATGGACCGTCGGACACAATGAACTTAGACAAAGCTTTAAACGAGGATCTTGATGTGGAATGCGATGGATACCTCACAAGGTGCGTAGAAGGCAAGAAAGCTACAGATCTTAGGCTTTCAGCTATTGCTGTTGGTACTTCAAGCCATGGAGGACTTGGAAAACTTTCGATCAGAGGAAGCAAATCTCTACGGAACGTCACTAACCTTGGTTTGTCGGCGATTGCTCGGGGCTGCCCTTCTCTCAGGGTTCTTTCATTGTGGAATCTTCCCTACATTAGTGATGAAGGTCTATTCGAAATCGCAAAGGAATGCCATTTGTTGGAGAAGCTAGATCTTTGTCAATGTCCTTTGATTTCGGACAAAGGGATAGTTGCAATTGCCGAGAGCTGTCCCAATTTGGCTGCAATAACAATTGAATCTTGCACAAAAGTTGGCAATGAGAGTCTACAGGCCATCGCTAAATACTGTCCCAAGTTACAGTCCATAGCCGTGAAAGATTGCCCATTTGTTGGAGATCAGGGTATTGCTAGTGTCATTTCCTCAGGTTCTACTGTCTTGACGAAGGTGAAACTGCAGGGCCTGAATATCACCGACTACTCTGTTGCTGTTATAGGGCACTATGGAAAAGCCATCACCAATCTTACTCTCAGTGGGCTTCAAAATGTGAGCCAGAAGGGATTTTGGGTAATGGGAAACGCTCAAGGTCTTCAAGTGCTGTCATCTTTGGCGATAACTTCATGTCGAGGTGCAACAGATTTGAGTCTCGAAGCGATGGGAAAGGGCTGTAACAACCTGAAACACTTGTGCCTTCGTAAGTGTTGCTTTGTGTCTGATGATGGTCTTGTAGCTTTCGCCAAAGCTGCTGGTTCTCTTGAAAGCTTGCTATTGGAGGAGTGCAACAGGATTACTCAAAATGGGATTCTGAACTCTCTTTCAAGCTCCAACTCAAAGCTAAAGTCCCTTTCCCTGGTCAAGTGCATGGGAATTAAAGATATATCTCAAGAATCTCTGACCCTTTCTCCTTGTGAATCTCTTCGATCTTTGTCCATCCGCAGCTGCCCTGGATTTGGAAGCCGTAGCTTGGCCATGGTTGGAAAACTCTGTCCACAATTACATCATTTGGATCTCAGTGGACTTTGTGGAATCACAGACGCTGGTCTTCTACCACTTTTCGAGTGTTGCCAGGCCGGGCTTGCTAAGGTTGATCTTAGCGAATGTGTGAACTTGACCGATGAAGTTATCTTTTCTTTGGCTCGATTTCATGGAAAAACACTCGAACTGCTAAATCTTGATGGTTGCCGAAAGGTTACTGATGCGAGCTTGGCAGCCCTAGCAGATAGCTGCCCTTTACTGAATGATCTTGATCTTTCAAAGTGTTCAATCTCAGATTTTGGTGTTTATGCTTTATCTTGCGGAGTGCAACAAAGTTTACAGATCCTCTCGTTATCTGGCTGCTCTATGATATCAAACAAGAGCATGCCTGCTCTTGAAAAACTTGGAAGAACGCTAGTTGGACTAAATCTACAGCATTGCAATTCTATCAGCGGCAGCACCATTGAGTCACTGACGGAGAACTTGTGGAGATGCGACATCCTTTCATAA
- the LOC140873227 gene encoding uncharacterized protein, translated as MLDSCFCSWISHFLACMGNCIGCCVKSLTIIGDERSKGLKIQGQAGNKPAISDDFWSTSTYDLDNGTFPSQKSLSSISVSSGIGSSSHSEFVNHGLMLWNQSRLLWVGTQKSQHQGKVREAVLSWNATYEGLLGTSKRFPQPVPLHEMVDFLVDIWDQEGLYD; from the exons ATGCTTGACAGTTGTTTCTGTTCTTGGATCAGTCATTTCCTAGCTTGTATGGG AAATTGTATCGGTTGCTGTGTTAAATCCCTGACAATTATCGGAGATGAGCGATCGAAAGGACTAAAAATTCAAGGACAGGCAGGGAATAAACCAGCCATTTCAGATGACTTCTGGAGCACGAGCACATATGACTTGGACAACGGCACATTTCCATCCCAGAAAAGCCTGTCATCCATCAGTGTATCCAGTGGCATTGGCAGCTCCAGCCATTCTGAATTTGTAAATCATG GTCTTATGCTCTGGAACCAAAGCAGGCTTCTGTGGGTTGGCACACAAAAGTCTCAGCACCAAGGAAAAGTTAGGGAGGCGGTATTGAG TTGGAATGCGACTTATGAAGGCCTGTTGGGGACTAGCAAAAGGTTTCCTCAGCCTGTTCCTCTCCAT GAAATGGTTGACTTCCTTGTTGATATATGGGACCAAGAAGGATTATATGATTGA